From one Pieris brassicae chromosome 5, ilPieBrab1.1, whole genome shotgun sequence genomic stretch:
- the LOC123709667 gene encoding cell cycle checkpoint control protein RAD9A, producing the protein MKCHIPGPNVKVLGRTIHALARFGDELYLESSPDAILLRTLNAAESAYAMIKFNKVFFSYFNYNFYSTDDKEGLKCKISMKSALNAFKSPTHMDKQVENLEIKLDPESCKLIFIVKCKHGIVKTHFVSILDCKAMQAVYSKDLVHSRITCSQKIFTEALGNFQSSDDQVTIEANSNSFIIRNYIDCNIDLTKVIRTQINIKPTEFDSYVIGTETIITFTLKEFKALLGFAEALSLPLQLQFEITGKPVVFIVHNGTTFEAHFVLATSKPDTNTQASSTQNSSAVKRKRKEVHIKSNSPIKKKLHLDVDLSKYLDEDSHLFNYIDIPIEKDLNNIDELVHNKTTGSQSILHDNMECDNIIPASPTSKIKIKAIFKRCFESTFDPRSIQGLVLAENSDSE; encoded by the exons ATGAAATGTCACATCCCGGGGCCGAATGTTAAAG TTTTAGGTAGAACTATTCATGCTTTAGCAAGATTCGGAgatgaattatatttagaatcaTCGCCGGATGCAATTCTTTTAAGGACTCTAAATGCTGCTGAATCAGCTTATGCCATGATTAAGTTTAACAAGGTTTTCTtctcatattttaattataacttctATTCAACTGATGATAAAGAGggattaaaatgtaaaatatcaaTGAAGAGTGCTCTTAATGCTTTTAAATCCCCTACACATATGGACAAACAAGTAGAAAACTTAGAAATAAAACTAGACCCTGAGtcatgtaaattaatatttattgtaaaatgcaAGCATGGTATTGTTAAGACACATTTTGTTTCTATATTAGACTGTAAAGCAATGCAAGCAGTTTACTCTAAGGACTTAGTGCACAGCAG gaTAACAtgttcacaaaaaatatttacagaagCTTTAGGAAACTTTCAAAGTTCAGATGATCAAGTTACAATTGAAGCAAATTCAAACTCTTTTATCATACGTAACTATATTGATTGCAACATTGATTTAACAAAAGTAATTAGAACTCAGATTAACATTAAACCAACAGAGTTTGATAGTTATGTAATTGGAACagaaacaataattacttttactttaaaagaatttaaagctttattaGGATTTGCTGAAGCATTAAGTTTGCCTCTACAGCTACAATTTGAAATAACAGGGAAGCCAGTTGTTTTTATAGTTCATAATGGTACCACATTTGAAGCACATTTTGTATTAGCTACTTCTAAACCAGATACAAACACTCAAGCCTCATCAACACAAAACAGCTCAGCtgttaaaagaaaaagaaaggaGGTgcatattaaatcaaatagccctataaagaaaaaactcCATTTAGATGTAGATTTATCCAAATATCTAGATGAAGATTCTcatctttttaattacatagaCATACCAAtagaaaaagatttaaataacattgacGAGTtagtacataataaaacaactGGTAGCCAAAGTATACTACATGATAATATGGAATGTGATAATATAATACCAGCATCCCCGACCtctaaaataaagataaaggCTATATTTAAAAGGTGCTTTGAAAGCACATTTGATCCTAGAAGTATTCAAGGTTTAGTTTTAGCAGAAAACTCAGAcagtgaataa
- the LOC123709668 gene encoding ubiquitin-conjugating enzyme E2 G1 isoform X2, whose product MSEPQSSLLLKKQLAELNKNPVEGFSAGLIDDNDIYRWEVLIIGPPDTLYEGGFFKAHLYFPKEYPLRPPRMKFVTEIWHPNIEKNGDVCISILHEPGDDKWGYEKASERWLPVHTVETILISVISMLADPNDESPANVDAAKEWRESYLEFKRKVAQCVRKSQEDCS is encoded by the exons atgtcAGAGCCACAGTCTTCGCTGTTGTTAAAAAAGCAACTAGCAG AACTAAACAAAAATCCAGTGGAAGGATTTTCTGCTGGTTTGATAGATGACAATGACATATATAGATGGGAAGTCCTCATTATTGGCCCACCAGACACATTGTA tgaGGGTGGATTTTTCAAAGCACACTTATATTTTCCTAAAGAATACCCTTTGAGACCCCCACGAATGAAATTTGTAACTGAAATTTGGCATCCAAata TTGAAAAGAATGGTGACGTCTGCATTTCAATATTGCATGAGCCTGGAGATGATAAATGGGGCTATGAGAAAGCATCAGAGCGGTGGCTTCCAGTACACACTGTtgaaacaatcttaattagtGTTATTTCAATGTTGGCTGACCCTAATGATGAAAGTCCTGCTAATGTAGATGCAGCG AAAGAATGGCGAGAGTCATATTTGGagtttaaaagaaaagtaGCACAATGTGTGAGAAAAAGTCAAGAGGATTGTTCCTAA
- the LOC123709668 gene encoding ubiquitin-conjugating enzyme E2 G1 isoform X1, which yields MSEPQSSLLLKKQLAELNKNPVEGFSAGLIDDNDIYRWEVLIIGPPDTLYEGGFFKAHLYFPKEYPLRPPRMKFVTEIWHPNIEKNGDVCISILHEPGDDKWGYEKASERWLPVHTVETILISVISMLADPNDESPANVDAAKEWRERYSDFKKKVARCVRKSQEDCF from the exons atgtcAGAGCCACAGTCTTCGCTGTTGTTAAAAAAGCAACTAGCAG AACTAAACAAAAATCCAGTGGAAGGATTTTCTGCTGGTTTGATAGATGACAATGACATATATAGATGGGAAGTCCTCATTATTGGCCCACCAGACACATTGTA tgaGGGTGGATTTTTCAAAGCACACTTATATTTTCCTAAAGAATACCCTTTGAGACCCCCACGAATGAAATTTGTAACTGAAATTTGGCATCCAAata TTGAAAAGAATGGTGACGTCTGCATTTCAATATTGCATGAGCCTGGAGATGATAAATGGGGCTATGAGAAAGCATCAGAGCGGTGGCTTCCAGTACACACTGTtgaaacaatcttaattagtGTTATTTCAATGTTGGCTGACCCTAATGATGAAAGTCCTGCTAATGTAGATGCAGCG AAAGAATGGAGAGAAAGATATTCGGATTTCAAAAAGAAAGTTGCCAGATGTGTTAGGAAAAGTCAAGAAGATTGCTTTTAG
- the LOC123709635 gene encoding myb-binding protein 1A-like protein gives MKDETSLEKPRKEVTSSILEAFDSLKSNKHDEKVTAGARIILQLQISENAKDIQYSLRRIIRSLGANTPDIRTGYFAALVSLLSKFPEITVTQLLELTKKELHANGSSKSEVGDVSLGQILVCGAIFRSQLMLKCSEEEQKQTIQILQNASTKKVYLSTIATLILLDFVREITEEQFSSIVWPTIKPNFKKEIKEHTLDSLYFLLVVSSKFPNTVKVRKLCGVPEILHDDYIADICDKLLEGIDFSSVNHPIYEEVGKQIAKLPQLLTFWSKIDDQLIKHNRNRELVAINILNAILLNLDKNVVVIPDLLSNNFFKLFLDWFKGLQTASKVRNRNENEDDQKIMIKKEKEILNSLVKALKSDSVTTHLRVTVLKKLLFNPGEINFTDLTGTNIVKLISMDLDKDGVKKMAKLLKKVLLNTSKKTVKEGVERHWFNNERVKAAELISLLVSHEAVKDDTEFKINYMQLLMCFGFFKISGEDNVAVSSELAGSIKSCFYRCFTSRFTNVDNLVTVLSALCHFISKVMQKEQVKEKLEKQFSKDNFVCWDMLMETCDKIEKIGSKAKVDMVFLILLYQLGLFLFSEPTHVKVARSSIKELKDCYDHYKMSNKKSKKGIQLTEDEPEWIEVMIEILLSILSIESSVLRSVVQCVFRLLWEYLTPSSIEQIISILDPNSEENPLTQDSDSEDENNDEEMKTNDIKENGDAENSENDDSSEDSDQIDDDDNEDDELKDPEQLRIALQKALGSAAVDNDAESINADDIDEEEGKKLDEALAEAFKQHSQGKNKKSKKERRNKKTLSDFRIRALDLVDIYLEKDPSMDICLSMIAPLTRALESCMQDNQLNELESRIRKTIKTLAKVRKFASVDGITLNILSDYLKSIIEKGSRSHFMYQALGDVITNFSSFILHCSQKVEILTKKSSKKQNACPIEAILKNTLQDFFTNRSCVLPIIFFHSILQLDWKGIFELVPIIISNIFDENIRQFRRNEGLELLIGFYRGLNRNKPNDDNFKNNLKDIETDFRSKLKVAKDNISYTVKKNFITLLKKFVNIMRSFHENSHIDTELDYKNVLEDISKIKKAEKTNEDNQGPVKSQQNGKKSKKNKKKRKSMQSDADAPNIKKAKNGL, from the exons ATGAAAGACGAAACAAGTTTAGAAAAGCCGAGAAAAGAGGTGACATCATCTATACTAGAAGCATTCGATTCATTAAAATCCAATAAACACGATGAAAAAGTAACTGCTGGAGCTAGAATAATTTTGCAATTACAAATAAGTGag aatgCAAAGGATATACAATACTCTTTACGAAGGATAATTCGCAGTCTGGGAGCTAATACACCTGATATAAGAACAGGTTATTTTGCCGCACTTGTCAGCCTTTTATCCAAGTTTCCAGAAATTACAGTTACTCAATTATTGGAACTAACAAAGAAAGAGTTGCATGCAAATGGCTCGTCTAAAAGc GAAGTTGGAGACGTGTCCCTTGGTCAGATACTTGTTTGTGGAGCAATATTTAGGTCTCAATTAATGCTTAAATGTAGTGAAGAGGAACAAAAgcaaacaatacaaatattgcaaaatgCAAGTactaaaaaagtatatttgagCACCATCGCAACACTCATACTCCTGGACTTTGTAAGAGAA ATAACTGAAGAACAGTTTTCAAGTATTGTGTGGCCAACTATAAAACCCAActttaaaaaggaaataaaagaGCACACACTTGATTCTCTGTATTTTCTTTTGGTGGTCAGTTCAAAATTTCCTAATACAGTGAAAGTGAGAAAATTATGTGGGGTTCCTGAAATACTACATGATGACTATATAGCCGATATATGTGATAAACTTTTG GAGGGAATTGATTTTTCATCTGTAAATCATCCTATCTATGAAGAAGTAGGGAAACAAATAGCTAAATTGCCCCAACTTTTGACATTTTGGTCAAAAATTGATGATCAACTTATAAAGCACAATCGTAACAGGGAGCTTGTAGCTATCAATATTCTAAATGCTATTCTACTAAATCTAGACAAAAATGTGGTAGTCATACCAGATTTACTAAGCAACAACTTTTTCAAACTCTTCTTAGACTGGTTTAAAGGCCTTCAGACAGCTAGCAAAGTGAGAAATCGAAATGAAAATGAAGATGATCAAAAAATTATGATCAAAAAAGAAAAGGAAATCCTTAATTCACTTGTTAAAGCTTTAAAATCTGATTCAGTAACAACACATTTAAGAGTTActgttttaaagaaattgttatttaatccAGGAGAGATTAATTTTACCGATCTAACTGGAACTAACATTGTTAAATTGATAAGTATGGATTTAGATAAAGATGGAGTTAAGAAGATGGCTAAACTATTGAAAAAAGTTCTTCTTAATACTTCAAAGAAAACTGTAAAAGAAGGTGTTGAACGGCACTGGTTTAATAACGAAAGGGTAAAAGCTGCAGAGTTGATATCTTTACTAGTAAGCCATGAAGCAGTTAAAGATGATAcagaattcaaaattaattatatgcaACTGTTAATGTGTTTTGGATTCTTCAAAATTAGTGGAGAAGACAATGTTGCTGTAAGCAGCGAATTAGcag GATCAATAAAATCATGCTTTTATCGTTGTTTTACTTCAAGATTCACAAATGTTGATAATCTTGTGACAGTTTTATCAGCCCTATGTCACTTTATTTCAAAGGTAATGCAAAAAGAACAAGTAAAGGAAAAgttagaaaaacaattttcaaaagACAACTTTGTTTGTTGGGACATGCTGATGGAGACATGTGACAAAATTGAAAAGATTGGTTCAAAAGCTAAGGTTGACATGGTGTttcttattttactttaccaACTTGGTTTGTTCTTATTCTCAGAACCTACACATGTGAAGGTTGCACGCAGTTCAATAAAAGAACTAAAAGACTGCTATGATCACTACAAAATGAGTAACAAGAAATCTAAAAAAGGAATCCAGTTAACTGAAGATGAGCCAGAATGGATTGAAGTAatgattgaaatattattatcaatactgTCCATTGAGTCCAGTGTCCTTCGTTCAGTTGTGCAATGTGTATTTCGACTGTTGTGGGAATATCTTACACCATCATCGATTGaacaaataatatctatattagACCCTAATAGTGAAGAGAACCCATTGACCCAGGACAGTGATTCAGAGGATGAAAATAATGATGAAGAAATGAAAACTAATGACATAAAAGAGAATGGCGATGCAGAAAATAGTGAAAATGATGACAGTAGCGAGGATAGTGATCAAATTGACGATGATGACAATGAAGACGATGAACTAAAAGATCCTGAACAGCTAAGAATAGCGCTTCAGAAGGCTTTAGGTAGTGCCGCTGTCGATAATGATGCAGAAAGCATAAATGCAGATGACATAGATGAAGAAGAAGGGAAAAAACTGGATGAAGCACTTGCTGAAGCTTTTAAACAACACagtcaaggaaaaaataaaaagtcaaaaaaagaacGCAGGAACAAAAAAACGTTATCAGATTTTAGAATCAGAGCACTAGATTTAGTTGATATTTACCTAGAAAAAGATCCATCAATGGATATATGCTTAAGTATGATAGCACCCCTTACTAGAGCTCTAGAATCTTGTATGCAAGATAATCAATTAAATGAGTTAGAAAGCAGAATTAGAAAAACTATCAAAACATTAGCTAAAGTTAGGAAATTTGCATCAGTTGATGGTATTACATTGAATATTCTGAGTgactatttaaaatcaattatagaAAAAGGATCAAGATCCCATTTTATGTATCAAGCTCTTGGTGATGTCATAACTAATTTCTCAAGTTTTATTCTTCATTGTTCTCAAAAAGTAGAAATCCTTACTAAAAAGTCTTCAAAAAAACAGAATGCTTGTCCTATAGAAGCAATACTTAAAAACACACTTCAAGATTTCTTTACCAACCGTAGCTGTGTATTACCAATAATATTCTTTCACAGTATACTACAATTAGACTGGAAAGGCATATTTGAACTTGTGCctattataataagtaatatttttgatgaaaACATACGTCAGTTTCGTCGTAATGAAGGTTTAGAATTATTGATAGGTTTTTACAGAGGgctaaatagaaataaaccAAACGAtgacaattttaaaaacaatttaaaagatataGAAACGGATTTCAGAAGTAAATTGAAAGTAGCTAAAGATAACATTTCATATACGGTCAAAaagaattttataactttgttaaagaaatttgttaatattatgagATCATTTCACGAAAACAGCCACATTGATACGGAATTggattacaaaaatgtattagaagATATAAGTAAGATAAAGAAagcagaaaaaacaaatgaggaTAATCAAGGTCCAGTAAAAAGTCAACAAAAtggtaaaaaatctaaaaagaaTAAGAAAAAACGTAAAAGTATGCAATCGGATGCTGACGCACCAAACATAAAGAAGGCAAAAAACGggttataa
- the LOC123709841 gene encoding eukaryotic translation initiation factor 4H isoform X2: MAGRSGFDDGNPRDYGGGRRTAGGRPLPTEPPYKAYVGNLPSGIIQGDINRIFPDLKIKNVRLVMDKETDKFKGFCYVEFEYLEDLIKAIEMNGALNVDGNCVKIDVAEEKRNDRGGFDRGRRDGGRDGGRGGFRRDGGRERERGGGGGPGGERWTERGPRGSSEEPRPGDWGRMGRSGPAPPPGGQRPRRNFDDMPPSRPDTTGRPKLKLEPRTVKEPVNSLAATSQASSIFGGARPREERLKEMRE; the protein is encoded by the exons ATGGCAGGTCGTAGTGGTTTTGATGATGGAAATCCgag GGATTACGGTGGCGGGAGAAGAACCGCGGGCGGTCGCCCCTTGCCTACAGAGCCACCTTACAAAGCCTATGTTGGAAATCTACCATCTGGAATTATACAAGGAGACATTAACAGAATCTTTCCC gacctgaaaattaaaaatgtgagGTTAGTAATGGATAAGGAAACTGATAAATTCAAAGGCTTCTGCTATGTGGAATTTGAATATTTGGAGGATTTGATCAAGGCAATTGAAATGAATGGTGCCCTTAATGTAGATGGAAACTGTGTTAAAATTGATGTAGCTGAAGAAAAGAGAAATGATAG GGGAGGTTTCGACCGGGGTCGGCGGGATGGTGGACGCGATGGTGGTCGTGGGGGATTCAGACGGGATGGAGGCCGTG AACGCGAGcgaggaggaggaggaggcCCTGGTGGTGAGAGATGGACTGAGCGGGGCCCTCGTGGGTCCTCAGAGGAACCCCGTCCAGGCGACTGGGGCCGAATGGGGCGCTCAGGGCCTGCCCCGCCCCCTGGCGGTCAACGCCCAAGGAGGAACTTTGACGATATGCCGCCCTCTAGGCCTG ATACCACTGGTAGGCCAAAACTAAAACTAGAGCCAAGAACAGTAAAGGAGCCAGTAAACTCACTGGCGGCCACAAGTCAGGCCTCTTCCATATTCGGCGGCGCACGACCGCGGGAGGAACGACTTAAAGAGATGAGGGAGTAG
- the LOC123709841 gene encoding eukaryotic translation initiation factor 4H isoform X1 has protein sequence MAGRSGFDDGNPRDYGGGRRTAGGRPLPTEPPYKAYVGNLPSGIIQGDINRIFPDLKIKNVRLVMDKETDKFKGFCYVEFEYLEDLIKAIEMNGALNVDGNCVKIDVAEEKRNDRGGFDRGRRDGGRDGGRGGFRRDGGRGTYDHFDAVGRGPRHQGGGFAHERERGGGGGPGGERWTERGPRGSSEEPRPGDWGRMGRSGPAPPPGGQRPRRNFDDMPPSRPDTTGRPKLKLEPRTVKEPVNSLAATSQASSIFGGARPREERLKEMRE, from the exons ATGGCAGGTCGTAGTGGTTTTGATGATGGAAATCCgag GGATTACGGTGGCGGGAGAAGAACCGCGGGCGGTCGCCCCTTGCCTACAGAGCCACCTTACAAAGCCTATGTTGGAAATCTACCATCTGGAATTATACAAGGAGACATTAACAGAATCTTTCCC gacctgaaaattaaaaatgtgagGTTAGTAATGGATAAGGAAACTGATAAATTCAAAGGCTTCTGCTATGTGGAATTTGAATATTTGGAGGATTTGATCAAGGCAATTGAAATGAATGGTGCCCTTAATGTAGATGGAAACTGTGTTAAAATTGATGTAGCTGAAGAAAAGAGAAATGATAG GGGAGGTTTCGACCGGGGTCGGCGGGATGGTGGACGCGATGGTGGTCGTGGGGGATTCAGACGGGATGGAGGCCGTGGTACGTACGACCACTTCGATGCCGTCGGTCGTGGCCCAAGGCACCAGGGTGGAGGGTTCGCACATG AACGCGAGcgaggaggaggaggaggcCCTGGTGGTGAGAGATGGACTGAGCGGGGCCCTCGTGGGTCCTCAGAGGAACCCCGTCCAGGCGACTGGGGCCGAATGGGGCGCTCAGGGCCTGCCCCGCCCCCTGGCGGTCAACGCCCAAGGAGGAACTTTGACGATATGCCGCCCTCTAGGCCTG ATACCACTGGTAGGCCAAAACTAAAACTAGAGCCAAGAACAGTAAAGGAGCCAGTAAACTCACTGGCGGCCACAAGTCAGGCCTCTTCCATATTCGGCGGCGCACGACCGCGGGAGGAACGACTTAAAGAGATGAGGGAGTAG
- the LOC123709841 gene encoding eukaryotic translation initiation factor 4H isoform X3: MDKETDKFKGFCYVEFEYLEDLIKAIEMNGALNVDGNCVKIDVAEEKRNDRGGFDRGRRDGGRDGGRGGFRRDGGRGTYDHFDAVGRGPRHQGGGFAHERERGGGGGPGGERWTERGPRGSSEEPRPGDWGRMGRSGPAPPPGGQRPRRNFDDMPPSRPDTTGRPKLKLEPRTVKEPVNSLAATSQASSIFGGARPREERLKEMRE, from the exons ATGGATAAGGAAACTGATAAATTCAAAGGCTTCTGCTATGTGGAATTTGAATATTTGGAGGATTTGATCAAGGCAATTGAAATGAATGGTGCCCTTAATGTAGATGGAAACTGTGTTAAAATTGATGTAGCTGAAGAAAAGAGAAATGATAG GGGAGGTTTCGACCGGGGTCGGCGGGATGGTGGACGCGATGGTGGTCGTGGGGGATTCAGACGGGATGGAGGCCGTGGTACGTACGACCACTTCGATGCCGTCGGTCGTGGCCCAAGGCACCAGGGTGGAGGGTTCGCACATG AACGCGAGcgaggaggaggaggaggcCCTGGTGGTGAGAGATGGACTGAGCGGGGCCCTCGTGGGTCCTCAGAGGAACCCCGTCCAGGCGACTGGGGCCGAATGGGGCGCTCAGGGCCTGCCCCGCCCCCTGGCGGTCAACGCCCAAGGAGGAACTTTGACGATATGCCGCCCTCTAGGCCTG ATACCACTGGTAGGCCAAAACTAAAACTAGAGCCAAGAACAGTAAAGGAGCCAGTAAACTCACTGGCGGCCACAAGTCAGGCCTCTTCCATATTCGGCGGCGCACGACCGCGGGAGGAACGACTTAAAGAGATGAGGGAGTAG